A stretch of the Chroogloeocystis siderophila 5.2 s.c.1 genome encodes the following:
- the petE gene encoding plastocyanin: MKSIAATLRRFGTVVLALVLVVGSFAFFAPTAAAETYQVKLGSDKGMLVFDPAKLTIKPGDTVEWVNNKVPPHNVVFDAANNPTKSADLAKNLSHKQLLMTPGQQVKTTFPEDAPAGDYTYYCEPHRGAGMIGKITVEG, translated from the coding sequence ATGAAATCTATTGCTGCAACTTTGCGGCGCTTCGGTACAGTTGTATTAGCACTCGTACTCGTTGTCGGTAGCTTTGCGTTCTTTGCTCCTACAGCAGCAGCTGAAACTTATCAAGTTAAACTAGGTTCTGATAAAGGAATGTTAGTTTTCGATCCAGCAAAACTGACGATCAAGCCTGGTGACACAGTTGAATGGGTGAACAACAAAGTACCTCCCCACAACGTTGTCTTCGATGCAGCGAATAATCCTACTAAGAGTGCAGATTTAGCGAAAAATCTGTCTCACAAGCAGTTGCTGATGACTCCAGGTCAACAAGTCAAGACCACTTTCCCAGAAGATGCACCCGCAGGCGACTACACTTATTACTGCGAACCTCACCGTGGTGCTGGTATGATTGGCAAAATCACTGTTGAAGGCTAA
- the psbV2 gene encoding photosystem II cytochrome PsbV2, translated as MSIVVVLLLQITPPAHAAVDPYLARYLRLKEPIALEVDEQGTTREFSLEEISQGKVLFENNCLNCHVGGATLPDPQTSLALNKLKGANPPRDNVNNLVAFLRQPMTYDGSEETYWCRQVPESWMTQEEIESLAAFVLTAAQKAKGWGTESF; from the coding sequence TTGTCTATCGTTGTCGTTTTGTTACTACAGATTACCCCCCCAGCCCATGCCGCTGTTGACCCTTATCTCGCGCGCTATTTGCGTCTTAAAGAACCAATCGCCCTAGAAGTTGACGAACAAGGGACTACCCGCGAGTTTTCTCTCGAAGAGATATCACAAGGCAAAGTGCTGTTTGAAAATAACTGCTTAAACTGTCACGTAGGCGGCGCAACACTTCCAGATCCGCAAACTTCACTAGCACTCAACAAACTCAAAGGCGCAAACCCTCCTAGAGATAATGTGAATAATCTCGTCGCCTTTCTTCGACAACCTATGACTTATGATGGTTCGGAAGAAACGTACTGGTGTCGTCAAGTACCTGAATCGTGGATGACACAAGAGGAAATAGAAAGCTTAGCTGCGTTTGTTCTGACAGCAGCACAAAAGGCTAAAGGCTGGGGTACAGAAAGCTTCTAA